One window of the Dermacentor andersoni chromosome 10, qqDerAnde1_hic_scaffold, whole genome shotgun sequence genome contains the following:
- the LOC129381942 gene encoding uncharacterized protein, with product MRLPVDTGASVSMMTVEDFGKHFGRQHRLSQTVDLKNFSKQWIDIQGLFQATVQFFQRSCSVTFHVTTTGTSLLGLDAIQRLGIQIDGTSLTCRLPSLPSVQSPTGVPPGFDHLSSDELGLVNNFVHRIHRQQDAKPVSSKLRRLPLALRDQLTHELRRLGDCDVIERVEATEWVSPLVVVRKKDGTMRLCVDLREQDSLVSQVQERVLQKQSQTKQYVDKRRGAQATRIKVGDTVRIRFNRKGIFKYSKPRKVKAQIGPSTFLLSDGKTWHVSKLTVVMKDPACSTLCTSDRNFLYSYSNLDSHSDDSSVVSSSFHRHQLSSSSGCITSESAQSAVVSDSVGESVASQDLLGLREELPGQPSPALSANHIQLSNQGEGNNSGTTGSLKSTDTRRNPQSSSEVRTRPHRVRKRPPWLDDFVYVV from the coding sequence atgcgactgccggtggatacgggagcgtctgtctcaatgatgacggtcgaagattttggaaagcactttggtcgacagcacagactgtcacaaacagtggacttgaaaaatttctccaagcaatggatcgacattcaaggcctgtttcaagccactgtccagtttttccaaaggtcatgctccgtcacgttccacgtaacgactacaggaacatcactgctgggtttagatgccatccaacgcttgggcatacagatcgacggtacgtcgctgacatgccgtctaccatcgcttccttcagtacagagccccacaggtgtgcctccgggttttgatcacctttccagtgacgagttgggcctcgtcaacaactttgtgcaccgaattcatcggcagcaagatgcgaaaccagtatcttcaaagttgcgccgactacccctggctctccgtgaccagctcacacatgaattgcgacgtctcggggactgcgacgtcatcgagcgcgtcgaggctactgagtgggtgtctccactcgtggtggtgcgcaagaaggatggaaccatgcggctctgtgtagatctacgggaacaggacagtcttgtgtctcaagtgcaagaaagggtcttgcagaaacagtcgcagactaaacagtacgtagacaaacgtagaggtgctcaggcaactcgtatcaaggtgggagacaccgtcagaattagatttaacaggaaaggaatttttaagtacagtaaacctcgtaaagtcaaggcccagataggaccatctacttttctactcagtgatggaaagacgtggcatgtgtctaagttaaccgtagtgatgaaggatccagcatgtagtacattgtgtacaagtgatagaaactttttgtactcatattcaaacttggatagtcattccgatgactcgtctgtagtgtcatcgtcctttcataggcatcagttaagtagttcgtctggctgtatcacttccgagtctgcacagtcggcagtcgtctctgattccgtgggggaatcggtagcctcccaggacttgttgggacttcgagaggagcttcctgggcaaccctctccagctttgagcgctaaccacattcaattgtccaaccagggggagggaaataatagtgggacgactgggtctttaaagtcgaccgatacgcgtcgcaacccccaaagttcttctgaggtacgcacgcgtcctcatcgtgtcagaaaacggcctccgtggctcgatgattttgtttatgtagtgtag